In one Streptomyces sp. NBC_01288 genomic region, the following are encoded:
- a CDS encoding Zn-dependent alcohol dehydrogenase, which yields MVRAAVLPAVGAPLEIAEIDLPDPGPGQVRIRLAAAGVCHSDLSLSDGTMRVPVPAVLGHEGAGTVVAVGEGVTHVSPGDPVILNWAPSCGTCHACTLGEVWLCANALNGAADVYAHRTSDGSDLHPGLNVAAFAEETVVSASCVLPLPEGIPLTDAALLGCAVLTGYGAIHHSARVREGETVAVFGVGGVGLSTLQSARIAGATTIVAVDVSPEKEELARAAGATDYVVASENTAREIRALTGKQGVDVAVECVGRAVTIRTAWESTRRGGRTTVVGIGGKDQQVTFNALELFHWGRTLSGCVYGNSDPAKDVPVLAEHVRAGRLDLGALVTERIALEGIPAAFENMVAGKGGRALVIF from the coding sequence ATGGTTCGCGCCGCCGTACTGCCCGCCGTGGGCGCTCCGTTGGAGATCGCGGAGATCGATCTCCCGGACCCCGGTCCCGGCCAGGTCCGCATCCGCCTCGCCGCCGCCGGGGTCTGCCACTCCGACCTGTCCCTCTCCGACGGCACCATGCGGGTGCCGGTCCCGGCGGTCCTGGGCCACGAGGGCGCGGGCACGGTCGTAGCCGTAGGGGAAGGCGTCACCCACGTCTCACCCGGCGACCCCGTCATCCTCAACTGGGCCCCGTCCTGCGGCACGTGCCACGCCTGCACCCTCGGCGAGGTCTGGCTCTGCGCCAACGCCCTCAACGGCGCCGCCGACGTCTACGCCCACCGCACCTCCGACGGCAGCGACCTCCACCCCGGCCTGAACGTGGCCGCGTTCGCCGAGGAGACGGTCGTATCGGCGTCCTGCGTCCTGCCGCTCCCGGAGGGCATCCCCCTCACCGACGCGGCCCTCCTCGGCTGCGCGGTCCTCACCGGCTACGGCGCGATCCACCACTCGGCGCGGGTCCGGGAGGGTGAGACGGTCGCGGTCTTCGGCGTCGGCGGAGTAGGACTGTCGACCCTCCAGTCGGCCCGGATCGCGGGTGCCACGACGATCGTCGCCGTCGATGTCTCCCCGGAGAAGGAGGAGTTGGCGCGCGCGGCCGGGGCGACGGACTACGTGGTCGCCTCCGAGAACACGGCCCGGGAGATCCGCGCCCTCACCGGAAAACAGGGCGTCGACGTCGCGGTGGAGTGCGTGGGCCGCGCGGTCACCATCCGCACGGCCTGGGAGTCCACCCGCAGAGGCGGACGTACGACAGTCGTAGGCATCGGCGGCAAGGACCAGCAGGTCACCTTCAACGCCCTCGAACTCTTCCACTGGGGACGGACGTTGAGCGGCTGCGTCTACGGCAACTCCGACCCGGCCAAGGACGTCCCGGTGCTCGCCGAACACGTCCGCGCCGGACGCCTGGACCTGGGAGCGCTGGTGACGGAACGGATTGCCCTGGAGGGGATCCCGGCGGCGTTCGAGAACATGGTGGCGGGGAAGGGCGGACGGGCCCTGGTCATCTTCTGA
- a CDS encoding DMT family transporter: protein MTTSPRRTERAAATAAVVTVVLWASAFVSIRSAGSAYSPGALALGRLASGALALGVISLVRREGVPPRSAWRGIAISGVLWFGFYMVVLNWGEQQVDAGTAALVVNIGPILIALLGSRLLGDAMPPRLLAGMAVSFAGAVTVGLSMSGGGGSSVLGVVLCLLAAVAYAGGVVAQKPALARASALQVTTFGCLVGAVMCLPFAGQLVGQAGDAPLSATLNMVYLGVFPTAVAFTTWAYALARTTASKMGATTYAVPALVVLMSWLALGEVPGLLTLGGGVLCLAGVAVSRSRARKAGAGSSTDAAAAPVIAVEPPPEEAPVGK from the coding sequence ATGACCACATCCCCGCGCCGTACCGAACGGGCAGCCGCCACAGCCGCTGTCGTCACCGTCGTGCTGTGGGCCTCCGCGTTCGTGTCCATCCGGAGCGCGGGGTCCGCCTACTCGCCGGGCGCGCTGGCGCTGGGGCGGCTGGCGAGCGGGGCGTTGGCGCTGGGGGTGATCTCTCTCGTACGGCGGGAAGGGGTGCCGCCGCGGTCCGCGTGGCGGGGGATCGCGATCTCCGGCGTGCTGTGGTTCGGGTTCTACATGGTCGTCCTGAACTGGGGCGAGCAGCAGGTCGACGCCGGTACCGCCGCCCTCGTCGTGAACATCGGGCCGATCCTCATCGCCCTGCTCGGCTCGCGGCTGCTCGGTGACGCGATGCCGCCGCGGCTGCTGGCGGGGATGGCGGTGTCGTTCGCCGGTGCGGTGACCGTGGGTCTTTCGATGTCGGGCGGCGGCGGGTCGTCCGTGCTCGGTGTGGTGCTGTGTCTGCTCGCTGCGGTCGCGTACGCCGGCGGGGTCGTCGCCCAGAAGCCGGCCCTGGCGAGGGCGAGCGCGCTCCAGGTGACTACGTTCGGGTGTCTCGTCGGCGCCGTGATGTGTCTGCCGTTCGCCGGGCAGCTTGTCGGGCAGGCCGGCGACGCGCCCCTCTCCGCCACCCTCAACATGGTCTACCTGGGCGTCTTCCCGACCGCCGTCGCCTTCACCACCTGGGCGTACGCCCTCGCCCGGACGACCGCCAGCAAGATGGGCGCGACCACGTACGCGGTGCCCGCGCTGGTCGTCCTGATGTCGTGGCTGGCGCTCGGCGAGGTGCCGGGGCTGCTCACGCTGGGGGGTGGCGTGCTGTGTCTGGCGGGCGTGGCGGTGTCGCGGTCCCGGGCGCGGAAGGCGGGAGCCGGAAGCAGTACGGATGCGGCGGCGGCTCCGGTGATCGCGGTCGAGCCGCCGCCCGAGGAAGCGCCCGTCGGAAAGTGA
- a CDS encoding acetamidase/formamidase family protein: protein MSHHSVPKQVHRLWSPDHEPVLEVEDGDTVSFDLTEATDGQFDPTSTVDAVAGFDWDRVYPLAGPIMVKGAEPGDVLEVEFLELRSVDWGWTAVLPGLGLLTEDFPDAHLHLWDLTTGDTANFLDVADIPIRPFCGVVGVCPDVTEPQSVLPPGHFGGNVDCKDLVVGTKLYLPVQVPGARLSLGDPHAAQGDGELCVSAIEASLSGAARIRLHKGRRIPAPQFETTGPLRADTARAGHYATMGVAPDLMHAAQDATRAMIDHLATHYGLAPIDAYVLCSVAVDLRITEVVDAPNWIVTAHLPKAILRAR, encoded by the coding sequence ATGAGCCACCACTCCGTACCGAAGCAAGTGCACCGCCTGTGGTCGCCGGACCACGAGCCCGTGCTGGAGGTCGAGGACGGCGACACCGTGTCGTTCGACCTCACCGAGGCCACGGACGGACAGTTCGACCCGACGTCGACCGTCGACGCGGTCGCGGGATTCGACTGGGACCGCGTCTACCCGCTCGCCGGCCCGATCATGGTCAAGGGCGCGGAACCGGGGGACGTCCTGGAGGTGGAGTTCCTGGAACTGCGGTCGGTCGACTGGGGTTGGACGGCCGTACTCCCCGGACTCGGCCTGCTCACCGAGGACTTCCCCGACGCCCACCTCCACCTGTGGGACCTGACCACCGGAGACACGGCCAACTTCCTCGACGTGGCCGACATTCCAATACGCCCCTTCTGCGGGGTAGTTGGAGTCTGCCCCGACGTCACCGAACCCCAAAGCGTCCTCCCCCCGGGCCACTTCGGCGGCAACGTCGACTGCAAGGACCTCGTCGTCGGCACCAAGCTCTACCTCCCGGTCCAGGTCCCCGGCGCCCGCCTCAGCCTCGGCGATCCCCACGCGGCCCAGGGCGACGGCGAGTTGTGCGTCAGCGCGATCGAGGCGTCCCTGTCCGGCGCGGCCCGCATCCGCCTGCACAAGGGCCGCCGCATCCCGGCCCCCCAATTCGAAACGACGGGCCCTCTCCGCGCGGACACCGCCCGAGCCGGCCACTACGCCACGATGGGCGTAGCCCCCGACCTCATGCACGCGGCCCAGGACGCGACCCGAGCCATGATCGACCACCTGGCCACCCACTACGGCCTCGCCCCGATCGACGCCTACGTCCTGTGCAGCGTCGCCGTAGACCTGAGAATCACAGAGGTGGTGGACGCCCCCAACTGGATAGTCACGGCCCACCTACCAAAGGCGATCCTCCGGGCACGATGA
- a CDS encoding TetR/AcrR family transcriptional regulator: MARPRKPLLSTDRIVETARVLVDAEGLAAVSTRRLAAELGVSGPSLYNHFRTKDQILEAVADSVSAQVDLSMFEDGRDWRTALRDWAVSYRSALRDHPNIVPVLATGPGRRPAGLRLADAVYGAMVDAGWPAAQATSIGALMRYFIMGSALGSFAGGFVDDQSAYDPADYPHLGQAHLLAEQQEKVDERAFEVGLAALLDGLAGQFEGMRRDG; this comes from the coding sequence ATGGCCCGACCGCGCAAGCCCCTCCTCAGCACCGACCGGATCGTCGAGACGGCGCGTGTGCTGGTGGACGCGGAGGGCCTCGCGGCCGTGTCCACGCGTCGGCTCGCTGCCGAGTTGGGGGTGAGCGGGCCCTCGCTGTACAACCACTTCCGCACGAAGGACCAGATCCTGGAAGCGGTCGCCGACTCGGTGAGCGCGCAGGTCGATCTGTCGATGTTCGAGGACGGGCGGGACTGGCGTACGGCGCTGCGTGACTGGGCCGTGTCGTATCGGTCCGCGCTGCGGGATCATCCGAACATCGTGCCGGTGCTGGCTACCGGGCCGGGGCGGCGGCCGGCTGGGTTGCGGCTTGCGGATGCGGTCTATGGCGCCATGGTCGATGCGGGGTGGCCTGCGGCGCAGGCCACGTCTATCGGGGCGTTGATGCGGTACTTCATCATGGGGTCGGCGTTGGGGTCGTTCGCTGGGGGGTTTGTGGACGACCAGAGTGCGTACGACCCTGCCGACTATCCGCATCTTGGGCAGGCTCATCTTCTTGCCGAGCAGCAGGAGAAGGTGGATGAGCGGGCGTTTGAGGTGGGGCTGGCTGCGCTGCTGGATGGGTTGGCCGGGCAGTTCGAGGGGATGCGGCGGGACGGTTAG
- a CDS encoding acyl-CoA dehydrogenase family protein encodes MNLELSEEQEAVRRLAKDFVDREIAPHVIAWDRAEEVDRSIVKKLGGVGFLGLTIDEEYGGSGGDHLAYCLVTEELGRGDSSVRGIVSVSLGLVAKSIAAWGNEEQKRRWLPGLTSGEYVGCFGLTEPGTGSDAGNLITRAVRDGDDYVINGTKMFITNGSWADVVLLFARSTDAPGHKGVSAFLVPTGTPGLTRRTIHGKLGLRGQATAELVLEDVRVPASTMIAPEGKGFSVAMSALAKGRMSVAAGCVGIAQAALDVAVRYAGEREQFGKSIAQHQLVQELISDIAVDVDAARLLTWRVADLIDRGLPFATESSKAKLFASEAAVRAANNALQVFGGYGYIDEYPAGKLLRDARVMTLYEGTSQIQKLLIGRALTGVSAF; translated from the coding sequence ATGAACCTGGAGCTCAGCGAGGAGCAGGAGGCCGTACGGCGGCTCGCCAAGGACTTCGTGGACCGCGAGATCGCCCCGCACGTGATCGCCTGGGACCGCGCGGAGGAGGTCGACCGCTCGATCGTCAAGAAGCTCGGCGGAGTCGGCTTCCTGGGACTGACGATCGACGAGGAGTACGGCGGCTCGGGCGGCGACCATCTCGCGTACTGCCTCGTCACCGAGGAACTCGGCCGCGGGGACTCCTCCGTGCGCGGCATCGTGTCCGTGTCGCTGGGGTTGGTGGCCAAATCGATCGCGGCCTGGGGGAACGAGGAGCAGAAGCGGCGCTGGCTGCCGGGGCTCACCTCCGGCGAGTACGTCGGCTGCTTCGGCCTCACGGAACCCGGCACCGGTTCCGACGCCGGCAACCTCATCACCCGCGCGGTCCGCGACGGCGACGACTACGTCATCAACGGCACCAAGATGTTCATCACGAACGGCAGTTGGGCCGACGTAGTACTCCTCTTCGCACGCTCGACCGACGCCCCCGGCCACAAGGGCGTCTCCGCCTTCCTCGTGCCGACCGGCACCCCCGGTCTGACCCGCCGCACGATCCACGGCAAGCTCGGCCTGCGCGGCCAGGCCACCGCCGAACTCGTCCTCGAAGACGTCCGTGTCCCCGCCTCCACGATGATCGCCCCCGAGGGCAAGGGCTTCTCGGTCGCCATGTCGGCGCTGGCGAAGGGCCGGATGTCGGTCGCGGCGGGCTGCGTCGGCATCGCCCAGGCCGCGCTTGACGTGGCGGTCCGCTACGCCGGTGAGCGCGAGCAGTTCGGCAAGTCCATCGCCCAGCACCAGCTCGTCCAGGAACTGATCAGCGACATCGCCGTCGACGTGGACGCGGCCCGCCTGCTGACCTGGCGGGTCGCCGACCTGATCGACCGGGGCCTGCCCTTCGCCACCGAGTCCTCCAAGGCCAAGCTCTTCGCCTCGGAGGCGGCCGTCCGCGCCGCCAACAACGCGCTCCAGGTCTTCGGCGGCTACGGCTACATCGACGAGTACCCCGCGGGCAAGCTGCTGCGCGACGCCCGCGTGATGACCCTCTACGAGGGCACCAGCCAGATCCAGAAACTGCTCATCGGGCGCGCGCTGACGGGCGTTTCGGCGTTCTGA
- a CDS encoding YiaA/YiaB family inner membrane protein produces MSEASGKPQNTAAFYGQAVASFSVAIAATAIGIFKLHADAWVRAFLAIAVLYLVTSSFTLAKVIRDRQDAARTPYNPFEKL; encoded by the coding sequence ATGAGCGAAGCATCGGGCAAACCGCAGAACACGGCCGCCTTCTACGGCCAGGCAGTCGCCTCCTTCTCCGTCGCCATCGCGGCGACCGCCATCGGCATCTTCAAGCTGCACGCCGACGCCTGGGTACGGGCCTTCCTCGCGATCGCCGTCCTGTACCTGGTCACCTCCTCCTTCACCCTCGCCAAGGTGATCCGGGACCGGCAGGACGCGGCGCGTACCCCCTACAACCCCTTCGAAAAGCTCTGA
- a CDS encoding TetR/AcrR family transcriptional regulator, producing the protein MSTAEETGAGDPQAWAEVTPDAARRLLIAAVEAFAERGYHATTTRDIAGRAGMSPAALYIHYKTKEELLHRISRIGHEKALDILRTAAGREGGAAERLADAVSSFVRWHAGGRTTARVVQYELDSLGPDARAEILALRRQVDAEVRGIVEDGVADGSFDVADVKGTTLAILSLCIDVARWFSLDGPRTPDEVGALYADLVLRMVGSK; encoded by the coding sequence ATGAGTACGGCGGAGGAGACCGGCGCGGGCGACCCGCAGGCCTGGGCAGAGGTCACGCCCGACGCGGCCAGGCGGCTGCTGATCGCCGCCGTGGAGGCCTTCGCCGAGCGCGGCTACCACGCGACGACCACCCGGGACATCGCGGGCCGCGCCGGGATGAGCCCGGCCGCGCTCTACATCCACTACAAGACCAAGGAAGAGCTGCTCCACCGGATCAGCAGGATCGGCCACGAGAAGGCCCTCGACATCCTGCGTACGGCCGCGGGGCGCGAGGGCGGCGCCGCCGAGCGGCTCGCCGACGCCGTCAGCTCCTTCGTGCGCTGGCACGCGGGCGGCCGTACGACCGCGCGGGTCGTGCAGTACGAATTGGACTCGCTCGGCCCGGACGCCCGCGCCGAGATCCTCGCGCTGCGCCGCCAGGTCGACGCGGAGGTGCGCGGGATCGTCGAGGACGGGGTGGCGGACGGCTCCTTCGACGTGGCGGACGTGAAGGGCACGACCCTCGCGATCCTGTCGCTGTGCATCGACGTGGCCCGCTGGTTCAGCCTCGACGGCCCCCGGACGCCCGACGAGGTCGGCGCGCTCTACGCCGACCTCGTGCTGCGGATGGTGGGGTCCAAGTAG
- a CDS encoding MaoC family dehydratase, with product MAEPRIFTSVDDLRAAVGEQLGHTDWLEIDQKRIDLFADATGDHQWIHIDPEKAAAGPFKTTIAHGYLTLSLLPLFGPQLIKVEGVKMGVNYGTNKVRFPAPVPVDSRLRATAKITGVDDVPGGVQVTVAFTVEREGGDKPVCVAESVSRYYL from the coding sequence ATGGCAGAGCCGAGGATCTTCACCTCCGTCGACGACCTGCGGGCGGCGGTCGGTGAGCAGTTGGGGCACACCGACTGGCTGGAGATCGACCAGAAGCGGATCGATCTCTTCGCGGACGCGACGGGCGACCACCAGTGGATCCACATCGACCCGGAGAAGGCGGCGGCAGGCCCCTTCAAGACGACCATCGCGCACGGCTACCTCACCCTGTCGCTGCTCCCGCTCTTCGGACCGCAGCTGATCAAGGTCGAGGGCGTGAAGATGGGCGTCAACTACGGGACGAACAAGGTCCGTTTCCCCGCCCCGGTCCCGGTCGACTCCCGGCTGCGCGCCACCGCGAAGATCACCGGCGTCGACGACGTACCGGGCGGCGTCCAGGTGACCGTCGCGTTCACCGTGGAGCGCGAGGGCGGCGACAAGCCGGTGTGCGTGGCCGAGTCGGTGTCCCGCTACTACCTCTGA
- the soxR gene encoding redox-sensitive transcriptional activator SoxR, with protein sequence MPQIPEKIHELTVGQLSARSGAAVSALHFYEAKGLISSSRTTGNQRRYTRDTLRRVAFVRAAQRVGIPLATIREALAELPEERTPTREDWARLSEAWRSELDERIKQLNRLRDHLTDCIGCGCLSLSACVLSNPDDVVGERGAGSRLMTEPGERGPRGRRTDTGPEARD encoded by the coding sequence GTGCCTCAGATCCCCGAGAAGATCCACGAGCTGACCGTCGGCCAACTCTCCGCACGCAGCGGAGCCGCCGTCTCCGCCCTGCACTTCTACGAGGCCAAGGGCCTGATCAGCAGCAGCCGCACCACGGGCAACCAGCGCCGGTACACCCGTGACACCCTGCGCCGGGTCGCCTTTGTGCGGGCCGCCCAGCGCGTCGGCATCCCGCTGGCCACCATCCGCGAGGCGCTCGCCGAACTCCCCGAGGAGCGCACCCCGACCCGCGAGGACTGGGCCCGGCTCTCCGAGGCCTGGCGCTCCGAACTCGACGAGCGCATCAAGCAGCTCAACCGCCTCCGCGACCACCTCACCGACTGCATCGGCTGCGGCTGTCTCTCCCTGTCGGCCTGTGTCCTGTCCAACCCGGACGACGTGGTCGGCGAACGGGGCGCGGGTTCACGCCTGATGACGGAACCGGGGGAACGCGGACCTCGGGGCAGGCGGACGGACACCGGCCCCGAGGCGCGCGACTGA
- a CDS encoding RNA ligase (ATP), which yields MSTLRVTAEVLTVHEHPNADALELAQVGLYRAVVAKGEYRTGETAVYIPEQSVLPAGLIEELGLTGRLAGSDADRVRAVRLRGELSQGIVCRPKALADVDLAQAALDGTDFAERLGIVKWVPPIPPTMDGDVEHAPDLLPWVDIENIQRFPGIFEPGEAVVLTEKLHGSACLLTYFAEGEDGEEGGRVQVSSKGFGAKSLALKEDPRNLYWRAVRGHGVPEAAARLAERLGARRVGIFGEVYGAGVQDLTYGADGRRETLGYAVFDVSAEIDGAVRWLDAAELLGGELPLVPRLYEGPYDIERVLEVASGRETVSGRGMHLREGVVIRPAAERYSAVTGGRAIAKAVSPAYLTRKGGTEYE from the coding sequence ATGTCGACGCTGCGCGTCACCGCCGAAGTGCTGACCGTCCATGAACACCCGAACGCCGACGCCCTCGAACTGGCCCAGGTCGGCCTGTATCGAGCCGTTGTCGCCAAGGGCGAGTACCGCACCGGTGAGACCGCCGTCTACATCCCCGAGCAGTCCGTGCTTCCGGCCGGGCTCATCGAGGAGTTGGGGCTCACCGGGCGCCTCGCGGGAAGCGACGCGGACCGGGTCAGGGCGGTGCGGCTGCGCGGGGAGCTGTCGCAGGGAATCGTGTGCCGGCCCAAGGCCCTTGCCGACGTCGATCTGGCTCAAGCCGCCCTGGACGGTACCGACTTCGCGGAGCGGCTCGGCATCGTCAAGTGGGTGCCGCCGATCCCGCCCACGATGGACGGTGATGTCGAGCACGCGCCGGATCTGCTGCCCTGGGTCGACATCGAGAACATCCAGCGGTTTCCCGGGATATTCGAACCGGGCGAGGCTGTGGTCCTGACCGAGAAACTGCACGGCTCCGCCTGCCTGTTGACCTACTTCGCCGAGGGCGAGGACGGGGAGGAGGGCGGTCGCGTACAGGTCTCCTCCAAAGGCTTCGGCGCCAAGTCCCTTGCCCTGAAAGAGGATCCGCGCAATCTGTACTGGCGGGCCGTCCGCGGCCACGGCGTCCCCGAGGCCGCCGCCCGACTCGCCGAGCGACTGGGCGCGCGCCGGGTCGGGATCTTCGGCGAGGTGTACGGCGCGGGTGTGCAGGACCTGACGTACGGCGCCGACGGGCGGCGCGAGACGCTCGGGTACGCCGTGTTCGACGTGTCCGCCGAGATCGACGGGGCGGTGCGCTGGCTGGACGCGGCCGAACTGCTGGGCGGCGAGCTGCCGTTGGTGCCCCGGCTGTACGAGGGGCCGTACGACATCGAGCGGGTGCTGGAGGTCGCGAGCGGGCGGGAGACCGTGTCCGGGCGGGGGATGCATCTGCGGGAGGGGGTCGTGATCCGTCCGGCGGCGGAGCGGTACAGCGCGGTGACCGGTGGTCGGGCGATCGCGAAAGCCGTCAGCCCGGCGTATCTGACGCGGAAGGGCGGCACCGAGTACGAGTGA
- a CDS encoding 3-keto-5-aminohexanoate cleavage protein — protein MVQVCLNGAREAADGWMVPVSPGALADSAVEAVAAGATDIHLHPKSPCGHDTLSPRVLAVTLDAIRTRVPVPVGVTTGAWAEPDPAARVERVRGWTILPDHASVNWHEPGAEEVATALLDRGVGVEAGIWSGTEGAARFAVSPLRARVLRVLAEVTDPDADTAEASARALLSDLGNAHGRPVLLHGEDGGAWPVLRLAGRLGLATRIGLEDTLLLPDGERALSNAQLVAEGLVQYGWAQRSS, from the coding sequence ATGGTGCAGGTCTGTCTCAACGGGGCCCGTGAGGCCGCCGACGGCTGGATGGTGCCGGTCTCGCCCGGGGCGTTGGCCGACTCCGCGGTGGAGGCGGTCGCGGCGGGGGCCACGGACATCCACCTTCATCCCAAGTCCCCTTGCGGACACGACACGTTGTCACCGCGCGTCCTCGCGGTGACGCTGGACGCGATACGGACGCGGGTGCCCGTGCCGGTCGGCGTGACCACGGGTGCCTGGGCGGAACCGGACCCGGCGGCACGGGTCGAGCGGGTGCGCGGCTGGACGATCCTGCCCGACCACGCCTCGGTCAACTGGCACGAGCCGGGTGCGGAGGAGGTCGCGACGGCGTTGCTCGACCGGGGTGTCGGCGTGGAGGCGGGCATCTGGTCGGGCACGGAGGGCGCCGCCCGGTTCGCCGTGTCACCGCTCCGCGCCAGGGTGCTGCGGGTCCTGGCGGAGGTGACGGACCCGGATGCGGACACGGCGGAGGCGTCGGCGCGGGCGCTGCTCTCCGATCTCGGCAACGCCCACGGGCGCCCTGTACTGCTCCACGGCGAGGACGGCGGCGCCTGGCCGGTGCTCCGGCTCGCGGGGCGGCTGGGGCTGGCGACCCGCATCGGCCTGGAGGACACGTTGCTCCTGCCGGACGGTGAACGGGCCTTGTCCAACGCTCAGTTGGTGGCGGAGGGGTTGGTCCAGTACGGGTGGGCCCAGCGCTCGTCGTAG
- a CDS encoding G1 family glutamic endopeptidase encodes MSARSSAGFVLVTAAALTAALATPALAAAPGAAAHTPAQLTQAIASHESHTLHGLAKPGKVNATVSSTNWSGYAATGSTGAYTSVTSSWTQPSVSCSSATTYSSFWVGLDGYSNSALEQTGTEADCIGGKATYGAWWEVLPASESAYSGVTVKGGDKFTATVTYTGSTFTMTLADSTEGWTKTTTHAGSSGFKNASAEVVAEAPEVGGSVASLANFGTVNFTGAKADGSNLDTYSPNEIVMTKSSSSTVRAQPGSISGGSFSDVWKAN; translated from the coding sequence ATGTCCGCGAGATCTTCCGCCGGGTTCGTTCTCGTCACCGCCGCCGCCCTCACCGCCGCCCTCGCGACGCCCGCGCTCGCGGCCGCCCCGGGCGCCGCCGCGCACACCCCGGCCCAGCTCACCCAGGCCATAGCGAGCCACGAGAGTCACACACTGCACGGGCTCGCGAAGCCCGGCAAGGTCAACGCCACCGTCTCGTCCACCAACTGGTCCGGCTACGCCGCCACCGGCTCGACCGGCGCGTACACCTCGGTCACCTCGTCCTGGACCCAGCCGAGCGTCAGCTGCTCCTCGGCCACCACGTACTCCTCCTTCTGGGTCGGCCTCGACGGGTACAGCAACTCCGCGCTGGAGCAGACCGGTACGGAAGCCGACTGCATCGGCGGCAAGGCGACCTACGGCGCCTGGTGGGAGGTGCTGCCCGCCTCCGAGAGCGCGTACTCCGGCGTCACCGTCAAGGGTGGCGACAAGTTCACCGCGACCGTGACCTACACCGGCTCCACCTTCACCATGACCCTCGCCGACTCCACCGAGGGCTGGACGAAGACGACCACGCACGCCGGCTCGTCCGGCTTCAAGAACGCCTCCGCCGAGGTCGTCGCCGAGGCCCCCGAGGTCGGCGGCTCGGTCGCGAGCCTCGCCAACTTCGGCACCGTGAACTTCACCGGCGCCAAGGCCGACGGCAGCAACCTGGACACCTACTCGCCGAACGAGATCGTCATGACGAAGAGCAGCAGCTCGACCGTACGGGCCCAGCCGGGCTCCATCTCCGGCGGCAGCTTCTCCGACGTCTGGAAGGCCAACTGA